One Spinacia oleracea cultivar Varoflay chromosome 4, BTI_SOV_V1, whole genome shotgun sequence DNA segment encodes these proteins:
- the LOC110806087 gene encoding F-box protein SKIP23 has product MTKGKHIEEEGPWKNLTNDIVALVLNRLNTKSDLCRFRSICKPWRSFATPIQPHLIFPLTLPPLPLSYHPFSLSPNLIYILSPQFSHNLNNDVWLTKVSETGENKWALLNPLTKHKFYFFASGVFRERIDLLGFGNLEVGRSYRLQLISDHGDEGAFDFEEFSSSISLRKVVVRTGEEFCVLGLYGYGLIAVWNYGDDNWKIVETGTKEKRNEFDDVICFDGKFYAVDRTGKLVMIDPAARELIELVGTTAECIGQYTYLVESNFRLYLVNKIVNPMPNNYFDNEEGEWIVDKNSVGKPLGFNVFVLNEKEKCWERVSSIGNKVFFISRDATFSVCAKDLGWSKGNCIYFEGLTGYDDEADMSFGLNAGVYTLEDKAISTFGSSVDRWTGIFWPPSSWFVQNEEYPECEMQD; this is encoded by the coding sequence ATGACGAAGGGGAAACACATTGAAGAAGAAGGGCCATGGAAGAATTTAACCAACGACATAGTAGCCCTCGTTTTGAATCGCCTCAATACCAAATCTGATCTCTGCCGTTTCCGCTCAATCTGCAAGCCGTGGCGTTCTTTCGCTACTCCGATCCAACCCCATCTCATCTTCCCTCTCACTCTCCCTCCTCTTCCCCTCAGTTATCACCCTTTCTCTCTTTCTCCTAATCTCATTtacattctctctcctcaattcaGCCATAATCTCAACAATGATGTCTGGCTTACCAAAGTTTCAGAAACAGGGGAAAACAAGTGGGCCCTCCTTAATCCTTTGACGAAGCATAAATTTTACTTTTTCGCATCTGGGGTTTTCAGAGAAAGGATTGATTTACTGGGTTTCGGAAATCTCGAGGTGGGTCGGTCATATCGACTTCAGTTGATTAGCGATCATGGAGATGAAGGTGCCTTTGATTTTGAGGAATTCAGCTCGTCAATTTCTTTGAGGAAGGTTGTTGTTCGAACTGGGGAGGAATTTTGTGTATTGGGTTTGTATGGGTATGGTCTAATTGCGGTCTGGAATTATGGGGATGATAATTGGAAGATCGTTGAAACTGGGACGAAGGAGAAGAGGAATGAATTTGATGATGTTATATGCTTTGATGGGAAATTCTATGCCGTTGATAGAACCGGAAAGTTGGTGATGATTGATCCAGCGGCTCGGGAGCTTATAGAGTTGGTTGGCACGACGGCAGAATGTATTGGTCAGTATACTTATTTAGTGGAATCTAATTTTCGTTTATATTTGGTTAATAAGATTGTTAATCCAATGCCTAATAATTATTTTGATAACGAAGAAGGGGAGTGGATTGTGGATAAAAATAGTGTGGGAAAGCCTCTTGGTTTTAATGTTTTTGTGTTGAATGAGAAGGAGAAGTGCTGGGAAAGAGTGAGTAGCATAGGGAATAAAGTGTTCTTTATTAGCCGAGATGCGACATTCTCGGTTTGCGCTAAGGATTTGGGTTGGAGTAAGGGGAATTGTATCTATTTTGAAGGATTGACTGGTTATGATGATGAAGCTGATATGAGTTTTGGGTTGAATGCTGGTGTTTATACTTTGGAGGATAAAGCTATTTCGACCTTTGGTTCCTCGGTGGATCGTTGGACAGGGATTTTCTGGCCGCCTTCAAGCTGGTTTGTGCAAAATGAAGAGTACCCTGAATGTGAAATGCAAGATTAA